One Cervus canadensis isolate Bull #8, Minnesota chromosome 1, ASM1932006v1, whole genome shotgun sequence genomic window carries:
- the SPAG5 gene encoding sperm-associated antigen 5 isoform X2, with amino-acid sequence MWRVKKLNLSPSPQPGKAAMRTPLRELALQPDAPTNSGKGPPHSPTPSPCKLGLQEGSNNSSPPDFVSAKKTDSPSEQFGHPSKWLEAYQHESDEQPLNLIPQTNSTPKSCEKGVDPLDNIVVKTMVLVPSPGRQQQNITLVDRLDTMAEGNSFSLDEPLRPGDLLRKGVAFYKEDSFSETVPGMPEIPTFQDPPSQLLESQPNPCSEQQLHCSKESLKDRSTEAEAEDLVPSESNALLPSSMLWLSPSTALVADCPVSHVDPEGDNLEHRAIEERETTFPTLPEEAELGHQALVSNTDDILSTCLSPNPGEMESQVAPGPAGKDASDIPGSDVGPWMSPLAWLEKGINTSVMLENLRQSLSLPSAFQNAAIGTTPFSTCSVGTWFTPPAQQERSTNTSQTGLVGTKNSASETEHLLWGRSPDLTALSRHDLEDNLLNSLVILEVLSHQLRDWKSQQSGPHPKVRDSSTQTDTFPSEMSKKPQHLQESQEVGQALQQARNVMTRRAETLVSCCFDVLKKLKARLQSLKAEREEAKRREELALRGKDAAETVLEVFCAHASQRISQLQQDLASMGDFRGLLKETQTQLVGLHTEQEELAQQTASLTSALQQDWIAMQLDYVTWTALLSRFRQLTEKFTAKSRQTLQERDAAIEEKQQVSRELEQVSSHLEDCKSQLEQLELENSRLAADLRAQLQILASTESQLKVLQSQHAHCTQDLATKDELLCRLTQRSEEQAAQWQKEEMALKHVQAKLQQQQAVLAKEVQDLKETLEFAEQENQVAHLELGQVECQLKTTLEVLRERSMQCEGLKDTVENLKVKLASIVAETQQQDLEKMHQYSQELGVLTEQLHSLTLFLQTKLKEKAEPETLPISTASALSQEHPPPSDSTFLGSAQTAEADEDAESTPVPLLGSDKSAFTRVASTVSLQPTETPGIEKSLTEMGTKTLELQSLCSLLQESKEEAIRTLQRKICDLQAQLQAQEEQHQEAQKAKEVDIEKLNQTLCLRYKNEKELQEVIQQQNKKILEQIDKGGELIRLREEVTQLTRSLRRAETETKVLQETLAGQQNPDCQPMDTNWIQEKVWLSQEVDKLRVMFLEMKNEKAKLMVKFQSHRNILEENLRRSDEELKKLDDTVQHIYETLLSIPDVVKGCKELQGLLQFLS; translated from the exons ATGTGGCGGGTGAAAAAACTCAACCTGTCGCCTTCGCCCCAACCG GGAAAAGCAGCTATGAGAACACCTCTTCGAGAACTTGCCTTGCAGCCCGACGCCCCCACCAACTCTGGAAAAGGGCCCCCACACTCGCCGACCCCATCACCATGCAAACTGGGGCTGCAG GAAGGCAGCAACAACTCATCTCCACCAGATTTTGTCAGTGCTAAGAAGACAGACTCCCCTTCAGAACAGTTTGGACATCCCTCAAAGTGGCTAGAAGCTTATCAACACGAATCAGATGAGCAGCCCCTAAATCTGATTCCCCAAACCAACTCTACTCCCAAATCCTGTGAGAAAGGAGTAGACCCACTGGACAACATTGTGGTTAAAACCATGGTTCTTGTACCTTCTCCAGGGAGGCAGCAGCAAAATATTACACTTGTGGACCGTCTAGATACCATGGCAGAGGGAAACAGCTTCTCTCTAGATGAACCTCTGAGGCCAGGAGATCTGCTGAGAAAGGGAGTGGCCTTCTATAAGGAAGACAGCTTTTCAGAAACTGTTCCTGGTATGCCTGAGATACCTACATTTCAGGATCCTCCATCCCAGCTCTTGGAGTCCCAACCAAATCCCTGTTCTGAGCAGCAGCTACACTGCTCCAAGGAAAGCCTGAAGGACAGGAGcactgaggctgaggctgaggaCTTAGTTCCTTCTGAAAGTAACGCCTTGTTGCCTTCCTCCATGCTCTGGCTTTCCCCTTCAACTGCCTTAGTGGCAGATTGCCCTGTCAGTCATGTGGACCCAGAAGGGGATAATTTAGAGCACAGAGCTATAGAGGAGAGGGAAACGACCTTTCCCACACTCCCTGAGGAGGCTGAATTGGGACATCAAGCACTTGTGTCAAATACAGATGATATTCTATCCACATGCCTAAGCCCAAATCCTGGAGAAATGGAATCACAGGTGGCTCCTGGGCCAGCAGGAAAAGATGCCAGCGACATTCCTGGCTCTGATGTAGGGCCTTGGATGTCACCCCTGGCCTGGCTGGAAAAAGGTATCAATACCTCAGTCATGCTGGAAAATCTCCGCCAGAGCTTATCCCTTCCCTCTGCGTTTCAGAATGCTGCAATCGGCACTACCCCTTTCTCCACTTGCTCCGTGGGGACTTGGTTTACTCCCCCAGCACAACAGGAAAGGAGTACAAACACATCCCAGACAGGCCTGGTGGGCACCAAGAACAGTGCCTCTGAGACAGAGCACCTCCTGTGGGG TCGTTCTCCAGATCTGACTGCCTTGTCTCGACATGACCTGGAAGATAACCTGCTGAATTCTCTTGTCATCCTGGAGGTTCTCTCCCACCAGCTGCGGGACTGGAAGAGTCAGCAGAGTGGCCCTCACCCCAAAGTTCGGGACAGCAGCACACAGACCGACACCTTTCCCAGCGAG ATGAGTAAGAAACCTCAGCATCTTCAGGAGAGCCAGGAGGTTGGACAGGCTCTGCAGCAGGCCAGGAATGTCATG ACTCGGCGTGCAGAAACCTTGGTGTCCTGCTGTTTTGATGTGTTGAAGAAATTGAAGGCCAGGCTTCAGAGCCTCAAAGCAGAAAGGGAGGAAGCAAAGCGTAGAGAGGAACTGGCCCTCAGAGGCAAGGATGCG GCAGAGACAGTGCTAGAGGTCTTCTGTGCACATGCCAGCCAGCGCATCAGCCAACTGCAACAGGACCTGGCATCCATGGGGGACTTCAGAGGCCTTTTGAAGGAGACCCAGACCCAACTG GTAGGGCTTCACACTGAGCAGGAAGAGTTGGCTCAGCAGACAGCGAGTCTTACTTCAGCCTTGCAACAGGACTGGATAGCCATGCAACTGGAT TATGTAACATGGACAGCTCTGCTGAGCCGGTTTCGACAACTTACGGAGAAATTTACAGCCAAGAGCCGGCAGACCCTGCAGGAACGTGATGCTGCAATTGAGGAAAAGCAGCAG GTTTCCAGGGAGCTGGAACAAGTCTCTTCCCATTTAGAGGACTGCAAAAGCCAGTTAGAACAACTGGAGTTGGAAAACAGCCGCCTGGCAGCAG ATCTCCGGGCTCAGCTGCAGATTCTGGCCAGCACAGAGAGTCAGCTAAAAGTGCTACAGAGTCAGCATGCCCATTGTACCCAGGACCTGGCCACGAAGGACGAGTTGCTCTGCCGGCTCACCCAGAGAAGTGAGGAGCAGGCTGCTCA ATGGCAAAAGGAAGAAATGGCGCTAAAGCATGTGCAGGCAAAGCTGCAGCAGCAACAGGCGGTCTTGGCCAAGGAGGTGCAGGACCTGAAGGAGACCCTGGAG TTTGCGGAACAGGAGAATCAGGTTGCTCACCTGGAGCTGGGCCAGGTTGAGTGTCAGTTGAAAACCACGCTGGAAGTGCTCCGGGAGCGCAGCATGCAGTGTGAGGGCCTCAAGGACACCGTGGAGAACCTGAA GGTTAAACTAGCCAGCATCGTAGCAGAAACACAGCAGCAAGATCTGGAGAAGATGCACCAGTATTCCCAAGAACTGGGGGTGCTCACGGAGCAACTCCATAGCCTGACCCTCTTCCTACAGACGAAACTAAAGGAGAAG GCTGAACCAGAGACCCTCCCGATAAGCACAGCCAGTGCTCTTTCCCAGGAACACCCTCCGCCCAGTGACAGCACCTTCTTGGGAAGTGCCCAGACAGCAGAGGCAGATGAAG ACGCAGAATCCACTCCTGTGCCCTTGCTTGGAAGTGACAAGAGTGCTTTCACCAGAGTAGCATCAACAGTTTCCCTTCAGCCTACAG AAACCCCAGGCATTGAGAAGAGCCTGACAGAAATGGGTACTAAGACTCTGGAACTTCAGAGCCTGTGTTCCCTGCTGCAGGAGTCTAAAGAAGAGGCTATCAGGACTCTGCAGCGAAAGAT ATGTGATCTGCAGGCTCAGCTGCAGGCCCAGGAAGAACAGCATCAGGAAGCCCAGAAGGCAAAGGAAGTGGACATAGAGAAGCTGAACCAGACCTTGTGCTTGCGCTACAAG AATGAGAAGGAACTCCAGGAAGTGATACAGCAGCAGAACAAGAAGATCCTGGAGCAGATAGACAAGGGTGGCGAGCTCATA AGGCTTAGAGAGGAGGTGACCCAGCTCACCCGCTCGCTTCGGCGTGCAGAGACAGAGACTAAGGTGCTCCAAGAGACCCTGGCAGGCCAGCAGAACCCTGACTGTCAGCCCATGGACACGAACTGGATCCAGGAGAAAGTGTGGCTCTCCCAGGAG GTGGACAAACTGAGGGTGATGTTCCTGGAGATGAAAAATGAGAAGGCAAAACTCATGGTCAAGTTCCAGAGCCAC AGGAACATCCTGGAAGAGAATCTGCGGCGCTCTGATGAGGAGTTAAAGAAACTAGATGACACTGTTCAGCATATTTACGAG ACTCTGCTGTCCATCCCAGATGTCGTGAAGGGTTGCAAGGAGCTACAGGGATTGCTGCAATTTCTGAGCTAA
- the SPAG5 gene encoding sperm-associated antigen 5 isoform X3 has protein sequence MWRVKKLNLSPSPQPGKAAMRTPLRELALQPDAPTNSGKGPPHSPTPSPCKLGLQEGSNNSSPPDFVSAKKTDSPSEQFGHPSKWLEAYQHESDEQPLNLIPQTNSTPKSCEKGVDPLDNIVVKTMVLVPSPGRQQQNITLVDRLDTMAEGNSFSLDEPLRPGDLLRKGVAFYKEDSFSETVPGMPEIPTFQDPPSQLLESQPNPCSEQQLHCSKESLKDRSTEAEAEDLVPSESNALLPSSMLWLSPSTALVADCPVSHVDPEGDNLEHRAIEERETTFPTLPEEAELGHQALVSNTDDILSTCLSPNPGEMESQVAPGPAGKDASDIPGSDVGPWMSPLAWLEKGINTSVMLENLRQSLSLPSAFQNAAIGTTPFSTCSVGTWFTPPAQQERSTNTSQTGLVGTKNSASETEHLLWGRSPDLTALSRHDLEDNLLNSLVILEVLSHQLRDWKSQQSGPHPKVRDSSTQTDTFPSEMSKKPQHLQESQEVGQALQQARNVMQSWVLLSRELISLLHLSLLHLDEDKTALSQETRRAETLVSCCFDVLKKLKARLQSLKAEREEAKRREELALRGKDAAETVLEVFCAHASQRISQLQQDLASMGDFRGLLKETQTQLVGLHTEQEELAQQTASLTSALQQDWIAMQLDVSRELEQVSSHLEDCKSQLEQLELENSRLAADLRAQLQILASTESQLKVLQSQHAHCTQDLATKDELLCRLTQRSEEQAAQWQKEEMALKHVQAKLQQQQAVLAKEVQDLKETLEFAEQENQVAHLELGQVECQLKTTLEVLRERSMQCEGLKDTVENLKVKLASIVAETQQQDLEKMHQYSQELGVLTEQLHSLTLFLQTKLKEKAEPETLPISTASALSQEHPPPSDSTFLGSAQTAEADEDAESTPVPLLGSDKSAFTRVASTVSLQPTETPGIEKSLTEMGTKTLELQSLCSLLQESKEEAIRTLQRKICDLQAQLQAQEEQHQEAQKAKEVDIEKLNQTLCLRYKNEKELQEVIQQQNKKILEQIDKGGELIRLREEVTQLTRSLRRAETETKVLQETLAGQQNPDCQPMDTNWIQEKVWLSQEVDKLRVMFLEMKNEKAKLMVKFQSHRNILEENLRRSDEELKKLDDTVQHIYETLLSIPDVVKGCKELQGLLQFLS, from the exons ATGTGGCGGGTGAAAAAACTCAACCTGTCGCCTTCGCCCCAACCG GGAAAAGCAGCTATGAGAACACCTCTTCGAGAACTTGCCTTGCAGCCCGACGCCCCCACCAACTCTGGAAAAGGGCCCCCACACTCGCCGACCCCATCACCATGCAAACTGGGGCTGCAG GAAGGCAGCAACAACTCATCTCCACCAGATTTTGTCAGTGCTAAGAAGACAGACTCCCCTTCAGAACAGTTTGGACATCCCTCAAAGTGGCTAGAAGCTTATCAACACGAATCAGATGAGCAGCCCCTAAATCTGATTCCCCAAACCAACTCTACTCCCAAATCCTGTGAGAAAGGAGTAGACCCACTGGACAACATTGTGGTTAAAACCATGGTTCTTGTACCTTCTCCAGGGAGGCAGCAGCAAAATATTACACTTGTGGACCGTCTAGATACCATGGCAGAGGGAAACAGCTTCTCTCTAGATGAACCTCTGAGGCCAGGAGATCTGCTGAGAAAGGGAGTGGCCTTCTATAAGGAAGACAGCTTTTCAGAAACTGTTCCTGGTATGCCTGAGATACCTACATTTCAGGATCCTCCATCCCAGCTCTTGGAGTCCCAACCAAATCCCTGTTCTGAGCAGCAGCTACACTGCTCCAAGGAAAGCCTGAAGGACAGGAGcactgaggctgaggctgaggaCTTAGTTCCTTCTGAAAGTAACGCCTTGTTGCCTTCCTCCATGCTCTGGCTTTCCCCTTCAACTGCCTTAGTGGCAGATTGCCCTGTCAGTCATGTGGACCCAGAAGGGGATAATTTAGAGCACAGAGCTATAGAGGAGAGGGAAACGACCTTTCCCACACTCCCTGAGGAGGCTGAATTGGGACATCAAGCACTTGTGTCAAATACAGATGATATTCTATCCACATGCCTAAGCCCAAATCCTGGAGAAATGGAATCACAGGTGGCTCCTGGGCCAGCAGGAAAAGATGCCAGCGACATTCCTGGCTCTGATGTAGGGCCTTGGATGTCACCCCTGGCCTGGCTGGAAAAAGGTATCAATACCTCAGTCATGCTGGAAAATCTCCGCCAGAGCTTATCCCTTCCCTCTGCGTTTCAGAATGCTGCAATCGGCACTACCCCTTTCTCCACTTGCTCCGTGGGGACTTGGTTTACTCCCCCAGCACAACAGGAAAGGAGTACAAACACATCCCAGACAGGCCTGGTGGGCACCAAGAACAGTGCCTCTGAGACAGAGCACCTCCTGTGGGG TCGTTCTCCAGATCTGACTGCCTTGTCTCGACATGACCTGGAAGATAACCTGCTGAATTCTCTTGTCATCCTGGAGGTTCTCTCCCACCAGCTGCGGGACTGGAAGAGTCAGCAGAGTGGCCCTCACCCCAAAGTTCGGGACAGCAGCACACAGACCGACACCTTTCCCAGCGAG ATGAGTAAGAAACCTCAGCATCTTCAGGAGAGCCAGGAGGTTGGACAGGCTCTGCAGCAGGCCAGGAATGTCATG CAATCATGGGTGCTCCTCTCTAGAGAGCTGATATCCTTGCTTCACCTGTCTCTGCTGCACTTAGATGAAGATAAGACTGCTCTGAGTCAGGAG ACTCGGCGTGCAGAAACCTTGGTGTCCTGCTGTTTTGATGTGTTGAAGAAATTGAAGGCCAGGCTTCAGAGCCTCAAAGCAGAAAGGGAGGAAGCAAAGCGTAGAGAGGAACTGGCCCTCAGAGGCAAGGATGCG GCAGAGACAGTGCTAGAGGTCTTCTGTGCACATGCCAGCCAGCGCATCAGCCAACTGCAACAGGACCTGGCATCCATGGGGGACTTCAGAGGCCTTTTGAAGGAGACCCAGACCCAACTG GTAGGGCTTCACACTGAGCAGGAAGAGTTGGCTCAGCAGACAGCGAGTCTTACTTCAGCCTTGCAACAGGACTGGATAGCCATGCAACTGGAT GTTTCCAGGGAGCTGGAACAAGTCTCTTCCCATTTAGAGGACTGCAAAAGCCAGTTAGAACAACTGGAGTTGGAAAACAGCCGCCTGGCAGCAG ATCTCCGGGCTCAGCTGCAGATTCTGGCCAGCACAGAGAGTCAGCTAAAAGTGCTACAGAGTCAGCATGCCCATTGTACCCAGGACCTGGCCACGAAGGACGAGTTGCTCTGCCGGCTCACCCAGAGAAGTGAGGAGCAGGCTGCTCA ATGGCAAAAGGAAGAAATGGCGCTAAAGCATGTGCAGGCAAAGCTGCAGCAGCAACAGGCGGTCTTGGCCAAGGAGGTGCAGGACCTGAAGGAGACCCTGGAG TTTGCGGAACAGGAGAATCAGGTTGCTCACCTGGAGCTGGGCCAGGTTGAGTGTCAGTTGAAAACCACGCTGGAAGTGCTCCGGGAGCGCAGCATGCAGTGTGAGGGCCTCAAGGACACCGTGGAGAACCTGAA GGTTAAACTAGCCAGCATCGTAGCAGAAACACAGCAGCAAGATCTGGAGAAGATGCACCAGTATTCCCAAGAACTGGGGGTGCTCACGGAGCAACTCCATAGCCTGACCCTCTTCCTACAGACGAAACTAAAGGAGAAG GCTGAACCAGAGACCCTCCCGATAAGCACAGCCAGTGCTCTTTCCCAGGAACACCCTCCGCCCAGTGACAGCACCTTCTTGGGAAGTGCCCAGACAGCAGAGGCAGATGAAG ACGCAGAATCCACTCCTGTGCCCTTGCTTGGAAGTGACAAGAGTGCTTTCACCAGAGTAGCATCAACAGTTTCCCTTCAGCCTACAG AAACCCCAGGCATTGAGAAGAGCCTGACAGAAATGGGTACTAAGACTCTGGAACTTCAGAGCCTGTGTTCCCTGCTGCAGGAGTCTAAAGAAGAGGCTATCAGGACTCTGCAGCGAAAGAT ATGTGATCTGCAGGCTCAGCTGCAGGCCCAGGAAGAACAGCATCAGGAAGCCCAGAAGGCAAAGGAAGTGGACATAGAGAAGCTGAACCAGACCTTGTGCTTGCGCTACAAG AATGAGAAGGAACTCCAGGAAGTGATACAGCAGCAGAACAAGAAGATCCTGGAGCAGATAGACAAGGGTGGCGAGCTCATA AGGCTTAGAGAGGAGGTGACCCAGCTCACCCGCTCGCTTCGGCGTGCAGAGACAGAGACTAAGGTGCTCCAAGAGACCCTGGCAGGCCAGCAGAACCCTGACTGTCAGCCCATGGACACGAACTGGATCCAGGAGAAAGTGTGGCTCTCCCAGGAG GTGGACAAACTGAGGGTGATGTTCCTGGAGATGAAAAATGAGAAGGCAAAACTCATGGTCAAGTTCCAGAGCCAC AGGAACATCCTGGAAGAGAATCTGCGGCGCTCTGATGAGGAGTTAAAGAAACTAGATGACACTGTTCAGCATATTTACGAG ACTCTGCTGTCCATCCCAGATGTCGTGAAGGGTTGCAAGGAGCTACAGGGATTGCTGCAATTTCTGAGCTAA
- the SPAG5 gene encoding sperm-associated antigen 5 isoform X1, whose amino-acid sequence MWRVKKLNLSPSPQPGKAAMRTPLRELALQPDAPTNSGKGPPHSPTPSPCKLGLQEGSNNSSPPDFVSAKKTDSPSEQFGHPSKWLEAYQHESDEQPLNLIPQTNSTPKSCEKGVDPLDNIVVKTMVLVPSPGRQQQNITLVDRLDTMAEGNSFSLDEPLRPGDLLRKGVAFYKEDSFSETVPGMPEIPTFQDPPSQLLESQPNPCSEQQLHCSKESLKDRSTEAEAEDLVPSESNALLPSSMLWLSPSTALVADCPVSHVDPEGDNLEHRAIEERETTFPTLPEEAELGHQALVSNTDDILSTCLSPNPGEMESQVAPGPAGKDASDIPGSDVGPWMSPLAWLEKGINTSVMLENLRQSLSLPSAFQNAAIGTTPFSTCSVGTWFTPPAQQERSTNTSQTGLVGTKNSASETEHLLWGRSPDLTALSRHDLEDNLLNSLVILEVLSHQLRDWKSQQSGPHPKVRDSSTQTDTFPSEMSKKPQHLQESQEVGQALQQARNVMQSWVLLSRELISLLHLSLLHLDEDKTALSQETRRAETLVSCCFDVLKKLKARLQSLKAEREEAKRREELALRGKDAAETVLEVFCAHASQRISQLQQDLASMGDFRGLLKETQTQLVGLHTEQEELAQQTASLTSALQQDWIAMQLDYVTWTALLSRFRQLTEKFTAKSRQTLQERDAAIEEKQQVSRELEQVSSHLEDCKSQLEQLELENSRLAADLRAQLQILASTESQLKVLQSQHAHCTQDLATKDELLCRLTQRSEEQAAQWQKEEMALKHVQAKLQQQQAVLAKEVQDLKETLEFAEQENQVAHLELGQVECQLKTTLEVLRERSMQCEGLKDTVENLKVKLASIVAETQQQDLEKMHQYSQELGVLTEQLHSLTLFLQTKLKEKAEPETLPISTASALSQEHPPPSDSTFLGSAQTAEADEDAESTPVPLLGSDKSAFTRVASTVSLQPTETPGIEKSLTEMGTKTLELQSLCSLLQESKEEAIRTLQRKICDLQAQLQAQEEQHQEAQKAKEVDIEKLNQTLCLRYKNEKELQEVIQQQNKKILEQIDKGGELIRLREEVTQLTRSLRRAETETKVLQETLAGQQNPDCQPMDTNWIQEKVWLSQEVDKLRVMFLEMKNEKAKLMVKFQSHRNILEENLRRSDEELKKLDDTVQHIYETLLSIPDVVKGCKELQGLLQFLS is encoded by the exons ATGTGGCGGGTGAAAAAACTCAACCTGTCGCCTTCGCCCCAACCG GGAAAAGCAGCTATGAGAACACCTCTTCGAGAACTTGCCTTGCAGCCCGACGCCCCCACCAACTCTGGAAAAGGGCCCCCACACTCGCCGACCCCATCACCATGCAAACTGGGGCTGCAG GAAGGCAGCAACAACTCATCTCCACCAGATTTTGTCAGTGCTAAGAAGACAGACTCCCCTTCAGAACAGTTTGGACATCCCTCAAAGTGGCTAGAAGCTTATCAACACGAATCAGATGAGCAGCCCCTAAATCTGATTCCCCAAACCAACTCTACTCCCAAATCCTGTGAGAAAGGAGTAGACCCACTGGACAACATTGTGGTTAAAACCATGGTTCTTGTACCTTCTCCAGGGAGGCAGCAGCAAAATATTACACTTGTGGACCGTCTAGATACCATGGCAGAGGGAAACAGCTTCTCTCTAGATGAACCTCTGAGGCCAGGAGATCTGCTGAGAAAGGGAGTGGCCTTCTATAAGGAAGACAGCTTTTCAGAAACTGTTCCTGGTATGCCTGAGATACCTACATTTCAGGATCCTCCATCCCAGCTCTTGGAGTCCCAACCAAATCCCTGTTCTGAGCAGCAGCTACACTGCTCCAAGGAAAGCCTGAAGGACAGGAGcactgaggctgaggctgaggaCTTAGTTCCTTCTGAAAGTAACGCCTTGTTGCCTTCCTCCATGCTCTGGCTTTCCCCTTCAACTGCCTTAGTGGCAGATTGCCCTGTCAGTCATGTGGACCCAGAAGGGGATAATTTAGAGCACAGAGCTATAGAGGAGAGGGAAACGACCTTTCCCACACTCCCTGAGGAGGCTGAATTGGGACATCAAGCACTTGTGTCAAATACAGATGATATTCTATCCACATGCCTAAGCCCAAATCCTGGAGAAATGGAATCACAGGTGGCTCCTGGGCCAGCAGGAAAAGATGCCAGCGACATTCCTGGCTCTGATGTAGGGCCTTGGATGTCACCCCTGGCCTGGCTGGAAAAAGGTATCAATACCTCAGTCATGCTGGAAAATCTCCGCCAGAGCTTATCCCTTCCCTCTGCGTTTCAGAATGCTGCAATCGGCACTACCCCTTTCTCCACTTGCTCCGTGGGGACTTGGTTTACTCCCCCAGCACAACAGGAAAGGAGTACAAACACATCCCAGACAGGCCTGGTGGGCACCAAGAACAGTGCCTCTGAGACAGAGCACCTCCTGTGGGG TCGTTCTCCAGATCTGACTGCCTTGTCTCGACATGACCTGGAAGATAACCTGCTGAATTCTCTTGTCATCCTGGAGGTTCTCTCCCACCAGCTGCGGGACTGGAAGAGTCAGCAGAGTGGCCCTCACCCCAAAGTTCGGGACAGCAGCACACAGACCGACACCTTTCCCAGCGAG ATGAGTAAGAAACCTCAGCATCTTCAGGAGAGCCAGGAGGTTGGACAGGCTCTGCAGCAGGCCAGGAATGTCATG CAATCATGGGTGCTCCTCTCTAGAGAGCTGATATCCTTGCTTCACCTGTCTCTGCTGCACTTAGATGAAGATAAGACTGCTCTGAGTCAGGAG ACTCGGCGTGCAGAAACCTTGGTGTCCTGCTGTTTTGATGTGTTGAAGAAATTGAAGGCCAGGCTTCAGAGCCTCAAAGCAGAAAGGGAGGAAGCAAAGCGTAGAGAGGAACTGGCCCTCAGAGGCAAGGATGCG GCAGAGACAGTGCTAGAGGTCTTCTGTGCACATGCCAGCCAGCGCATCAGCCAACTGCAACAGGACCTGGCATCCATGGGGGACTTCAGAGGCCTTTTGAAGGAGACCCAGACCCAACTG GTAGGGCTTCACACTGAGCAGGAAGAGTTGGCTCAGCAGACAGCGAGTCTTACTTCAGCCTTGCAACAGGACTGGATAGCCATGCAACTGGAT TATGTAACATGGACAGCTCTGCTGAGCCGGTTTCGACAACTTACGGAGAAATTTACAGCCAAGAGCCGGCAGACCCTGCAGGAACGTGATGCTGCAATTGAGGAAAAGCAGCAG GTTTCCAGGGAGCTGGAACAAGTCTCTTCCCATTTAGAGGACTGCAAAAGCCAGTTAGAACAACTGGAGTTGGAAAACAGCCGCCTGGCAGCAG ATCTCCGGGCTCAGCTGCAGATTCTGGCCAGCACAGAGAGTCAGCTAAAAGTGCTACAGAGTCAGCATGCCCATTGTACCCAGGACCTGGCCACGAAGGACGAGTTGCTCTGCCGGCTCACCCAGAGAAGTGAGGAGCAGGCTGCTCA ATGGCAAAAGGAAGAAATGGCGCTAAAGCATGTGCAGGCAAAGCTGCAGCAGCAACAGGCGGTCTTGGCCAAGGAGGTGCAGGACCTGAAGGAGACCCTGGAG TTTGCGGAACAGGAGAATCAGGTTGCTCACCTGGAGCTGGGCCAGGTTGAGTGTCAGTTGAAAACCACGCTGGAAGTGCTCCGGGAGCGCAGCATGCAGTGTGAGGGCCTCAAGGACACCGTGGAGAACCTGAA GGTTAAACTAGCCAGCATCGTAGCAGAAACACAGCAGCAAGATCTGGAGAAGATGCACCAGTATTCCCAAGAACTGGGGGTGCTCACGGAGCAACTCCATAGCCTGACCCTCTTCCTACAGACGAAACTAAAGGAGAAG GCTGAACCAGAGACCCTCCCGATAAGCACAGCCAGTGCTCTTTCCCAGGAACACCCTCCGCCCAGTGACAGCACCTTCTTGGGAAGTGCCCAGACAGCAGAGGCAGATGAAG ACGCAGAATCCACTCCTGTGCCCTTGCTTGGAAGTGACAAGAGTGCTTTCACCAGAGTAGCATCAACAGTTTCCCTTCAGCCTACAG AAACCCCAGGCATTGAGAAGAGCCTGACAGAAATGGGTACTAAGACTCTGGAACTTCAGAGCCTGTGTTCCCTGCTGCAGGAGTCTAAAGAAGAGGCTATCAGGACTCTGCAGCGAAAGAT ATGTGATCTGCAGGCTCAGCTGCAGGCCCAGGAAGAACAGCATCAGGAAGCCCAGAAGGCAAAGGAAGTGGACATAGAGAAGCTGAACCAGACCTTGTGCTTGCGCTACAAG AATGAGAAGGAACTCCAGGAAGTGATACAGCAGCAGAACAAGAAGATCCTGGAGCAGATAGACAAGGGTGGCGAGCTCATA AGGCTTAGAGAGGAGGTGACCCAGCTCACCCGCTCGCTTCGGCGTGCAGAGACAGAGACTAAGGTGCTCCAAGAGACCCTGGCAGGCCAGCAGAACCCTGACTGTCAGCCCATGGACACGAACTGGATCCAGGAGAAAGTGTGGCTCTCCCAGGAG GTGGACAAACTGAGGGTGATGTTCCTGGAGATGAAAAATGAGAAGGCAAAACTCATGGTCAAGTTCCAGAGCCAC AGGAACATCCTGGAAGAGAATCTGCGGCGCTCTGATGAGGAGTTAAAGAAACTAGATGACACTGTTCAGCATATTTACGAG ACTCTGCTGTCCATCCCAGATGTCGTGAAGGGTTGCAAGGAGCTACAGGGATTGCTGCAATTTCTGAGCTAA